The Prochlorococcus sp. MIT 1300 genome has a window encoding:
- a CDS encoding peptidylprolyl isomerase: MLILRSLELEDKDVVSLVRRHELVPKLLRHKLEEQIVELVPIADEYIFERRQEMLGEQDEAQYLISRGWTTNDFEFHIRRAEAMKLFSEHQFGPALEELFLTSSAERDTIIYSLLRVKDAFLARELWIRLEENEITFAEAAATYGEGPEASSKGVIGPLPIGRLLPSQLGEMLRRLQPGEIAPPQQLGEWVVLLRLEKLTSARFDEEMREQLLNEQLEEFLAKRVEQLLDGEQVDPLHYDP, translated from the coding sequence ATGTTGATTTTACGCTCTCTGGAACTCGAAGACAAAGATGTCGTAAGTCTTGTTCGGCGTCATGAGTTAGTGCCCAAGTTGTTGCGACATAAACTAGAGGAACAAATTGTAGAGCTTGTTCCTATTGCTGATGAGTATATTTTTGAGAGACGGCAAGAAATGCTCGGAGAGCAGGATGAAGCTCAGTACTTAATTAGTCGTGGGTGGACGACTAATGATTTTGAATTTCATATTCGTAGAGCTGAAGCTATGAAACTTTTCTCTGAGCATCAATTTGGCCCTGCCCTTGAAGAATTATTTCTGACTAGTAGTGCAGAACGGGATACCATTATTTATTCCCTATTACGTGTTAAAGACGCTTTTCTGGCTAGAGAGCTGTGGATTAGATTAGAGGAAAATGAAATAACCTTTGCTGAGGCTGCAGCGACTTACGGAGAGGGTCCAGAAGCATCTTCTAAGGGAGTTATTGGACCTTTGCCTATAGGTAGATTGTTGCCCTCTCAGCTTGGCGAAATGCTTAGGCGATTGCAGCCTGGAGAAATTGCCCCGCCTCAACAGTTAGGAGAATGGGTTGTCCTGCTGCGACTGGAAAAACTCACATCAGCACGTTTTGATGAAGAGATGAGAGAGCAACTCTTGAATGAGCAACTGGAGGAGTTTCTGGCTAAACGCGTTGAACAGTTATTAGACGGTGAGCAGGTTGATCCACTGCATTACGATCCTTAA
- a CDS encoding peptidase domain-containing ABC transporter gives MTSTSATSLVDLLGRFKAFQDVDPDQLAWIAERARPFHCSVGQELLVQDRLPEYCYAIVEGRGRVLHRDPGLRRPVTLAYAQPGDLVGWAGLACRQPCEWISALSPLKLIGIPAEDFLELERTSSAFANWIDNNNSPSELMAALAPALRRRPMADPPERDVLASLLPGLQVIPAREKRSLPQDGAIWLWHGQPKSISVPIGSPVDEELLQTIPQGEPLRLVRIDADLWEKNLNPPLKGPEDSDEGITVQDLWDENRYADLLAPDPSGQLVTESQENELNEFQKPTQHKGRKIPVVTATGSLGHVMASLEMLAKYYNVPFRSDVIERCARSEIGNGAATLEQMGNLSTLMGFTGTIADLPDVQLPRATFPCFVIALGQPAMLHDIAQGEVKAVLPEYGRVTLTLDQITSDQGGARVLMLSPGRDTQRRKLGLGWFIPELKKYRRSLIEVVVASLVLQILNLAQPLVMQQIFDKVIGQQNTDTLYTLGLILLGVSLFQGVISAVRTYLFSDTTNRIDIALGAEVIQHLFRLPLRYFDRRPVGELQTRFAELGNIRNFLTGSLLTLALDSIFSVIYIAVMVVYSGVLTAVTLGVVPLFLGLTYVASPAIRAQLRKAAEKNAATQSFLVESLNGVQTIKAQNAENTVRWRWQQRYSSFMSEAFRSLLIGVSTGTIGGFLSSLTGLLTLWVGAYLVIKGDLTIGQLIAFRIISGYVVGPLINLATSWQTFQGVALSIERLSDVVDAAPEGSDQEADQLPLPPVAGEVTFQDVDFRFGEGAPLVVKNVSFGVKAGSFVGIVGRSGSGKSTIMKLLPRLYEPDSGRILIDGYDINKLQLGSVRRQIGIVPQDSLLFDGSIRDNISLIKPDATSDEIMAAARVACAHEFIMELPNGYGTRVGERGSSLSGGQRQRIAIARSVLQRPTLLILDEATSALDYITERQVCLNLKKEFEGSTVFFITHRLGTIRSADQILMLDQGSLVESGTHNELLELQGRYFALYSQQEADLD, from the coding sequence ATGACGAGTACATCTGCAACATCTTTAGTTGATCTTTTAGGTCGTTTTAAAGCTTTTCAGGATGTAGATCCTGATCAACTTGCTTGGATTGCTGAAAGAGCCAGGCCTTTTCATTGCAGCGTCGGACAGGAACTTCTTGTACAGGATCGTTTGCCTGAGTATTGCTATGCAATTGTTGAAGGGCGAGGGCGAGTCCTTCATAGAGACCCAGGTTTGAGGAGGCCCGTCACTCTGGCCTATGCGCAACCAGGGGATTTAGTCGGTTGGGCAGGCTTGGCATGTAGACAGCCTTGTGAATGGATTTCTGCTCTTAGTCCACTCAAGTTAATAGGCATTCCCGCTGAAGACTTTCTTGAACTTGAACGCACTAGTTCAGCATTTGCTAATTGGATTGATAATAATAATTCCCCTTCGGAGTTGATGGCTGCCTTGGCACCGGCTTTGCGGCGCAGGCCTATGGCGGACCCTCCAGAGAGGGATGTGTTGGCAAGTTTGCTGCCTGGTTTACAAGTTATTCCTGCTAGGGAAAAACGCTCTCTCCCTCAAGATGGTGCAATTTGGCTTTGGCATGGACAGCCAAAGAGTATTTCTGTTCCTATTGGTAGTCCTGTAGATGAGGAGTTATTGCAGACTATTCCACAAGGAGAACCTTTGCGATTGGTCAGAATTGACGCTGACCTATGGGAGAAGAATTTAAACCCGCCCCTTAAAGGCCCAGAGGATTCTGATGAGGGCATTACTGTTCAAGATCTTTGGGATGAAAATCGATATGCAGACCTTTTGGCTCCTGACCCTTCTGGGCAGTTGGTAACTGAATCCCAGGAGAATGAACTAAATGAGTTTCAAAAACCTACCCAACATAAGGGTCGCAAGATCCCTGTAGTTACAGCAACAGGCTCTTTAGGACATGTCATGGCCAGTCTGGAAATGTTGGCCAAGTACTACAACGTTCCATTTCGTAGCGATGTGATTGAAAGGTGTGCAAGATCCGAGATTGGTAATGGTGCTGCAACCTTGGAGCAAATGGGAAACCTTTCAACTTTGATGGGTTTCACAGGGACTATTGCTGATTTGCCTGACGTGCAATTACCTAGAGCAACTTTTCCATGCTTTGTAATTGCTTTAGGGCAACCAGCCATGTTGCACGATATAGCTCAAGGAGAGGTCAAAGCAGTATTACCAGAATATGGTCGAGTAACTCTTACTCTTGATCAAATAACTTCTGATCAAGGAGGGGCTCGTGTATTGATGCTTAGCCCAGGTCGTGATACTCAGAGACGTAAATTAGGCCTGGGATGGTTTATACCAGAATTAAAGAAGTATCGTAGAAGTTTGATTGAAGTTGTTGTTGCATCATTAGTTCTTCAGATACTCAACTTGGCTCAGCCGTTGGTAATGCAGCAAATTTTTGATAAAGTTATAGGGCAGCAGAATACTGATACTTTATATACACTTGGACTCATATTATTAGGCGTTAGCTTGTTCCAAGGGGTTATTTCTGCTGTTAGAACCTATTTATTTTCCGACACCACTAATCGAATAGATATTGCATTGGGTGCAGAAGTTATTCAGCATTTATTTAGGTTACCTTTAAGGTATTTTGATAGACGGCCAGTAGGTGAGCTTCAAACTAGATTTGCAGAGCTAGGAAACATTCGAAACTTTCTTACTGGAAGCCTTTTAACACTTGCATTGGATTCGATTTTCTCTGTTATCTACATAGCAGTAATGGTTGTCTACTCAGGTGTATTAACAGCAGTTACTCTAGGAGTAGTACCTTTATTTCTTGGACTTACTTATGTTGCTTCTCCCGCTATTCGCGCACAATTACGCAAGGCGGCTGAGAAAAATGCTGCTACTCAAAGTTTTTTGGTTGAATCTCTTAATGGTGTGCAAACAATAAAAGCTCAGAATGCAGAAAATACTGTGAGATGGCGTTGGCAACAAAGATATTCATCTTTTATGAGTGAAGCATTTAGGTCTTTACTTATAGGTGTATCTACTGGAACTATCGGTGGCTTTCTTAGTTCATTAACTGGGCTTTTAACATTATGGGTTGGGGCATATTTGGTTATTAAGGGTGATTTAACTATTGGACAACTTATCGCCTTCAGGATCATTTCAGGGTATGTAGTTGGTCCTTTAATTAATCTGGCAACCAGTTGGCAAACTTTCCAAGGTGTTGCTTTATCTATAGAGCGTCTTAGTGATGTTGTGGATGCAGCCCCTGAAGGCTCTGACCAAGAAGCTGATCAATTACCTTTGCCTCCTGTCGCTGGAGAAGTAACCTTCCAAGATGTTGATTTTCGTTTTGGTGAGGGAGCACCATTAGTTGTTAAAAATGTTAGTTTTGGAGTAAAAGCGGGCTCTTTTGTTGGAATTGTTGGGAGAAGTGGCAGTGGAAAAAGTACAATTATGAAACTTTTACCTCGTCTTTATGAACCTGATAGTGGCAGAATTCTGATAGATGGTTATGACATTAATAAACTACAGCTAGGATCTGTTCGCCGCCAGATAGGGATAGTTCCTCAAGATAGTCTTCTCTTTGATGGATCAATTAGAGACAATATTTCCTTAATTAAGCCTGACGCTACAAGTGATGAGATTATGGCTGCTGCAAGGGTAGCTTGTGCTCATGAATTTATTATGGAGCTACCAAATGGTTACGGCACTCGTGTAGGAGAACGAGGAAGTTCTCTCTCCGGTGGCCAACGGCAACGAATTGCTATTGCCCGTTCAGTCTTGCAGCGTCCAACCTTATTGATATTAGATGAAGCTACAAGTGCTCTTGATTACATTACAGAGAGACAGGTTTGTCTTAATCTAAAGAAGGAGTTTGAAGGATCAACGGTCTTTTTCATAACCCATCGGCTTGGTACTATTCGGAGTGCAGATCAGATTTTGATGTTGGATCAGGGCTCACTAGTTGAATCTGGAACTCATAATGAGCTATTAGAATTACAGGGTCGTTATTTTGCCCTCTATTCTCAGCAGGAGGCAGATCTTGACTAA
- a CDS encoding HlyD family efflux transporter periplasmic adaptor subunit: MTNNESGENNQETQDSGMQKEVTSDQPVVDLWEGSSSVVRQGRHWSSALIWTGVVLLGSTVIWAFNAKIDQTITVRGRLVPSGRVRDVESPSSGVVSDVFVSEGDQVIAGQALFSVEAKGLDSRRRAIIKTLKLLSLQAEALALVLSSDGDPDKFASTPELPSVEDPVLMNQLVIAAQQSQQIRSQLEQIAIRLESRKQTLELQKDIGKNLEPLYKAGGMARNEYLTRLNQIQETRAQVSTLEEEKSRIVGQTATQLNQINRQMIGLKAELVALRETISYRTVKAPTSGRVFNSRVKPYAVISDSEIAMKIVPDKRLEATVGIVDSDIGFVKVGMPVSVAVDSFPSGEFGYIDGQITSLALDAVPPDAESARFTFPASISLNQQTVLYGDKKLNLQSGMAVSANIKLRKRPVITILTDLFTKQMDGVKTFR, from the coding sequence TTGACTAATAACGAATCTGGTGAAAATAATCAAGAAACTCAAGATAGTGGCATGCAGAAGGAAGTCACTTCTGATCAGCCAGTGGTGGATTTATGGGAGGGTAGTTCTTCAGTTGTTAGACAAGGTAGACACTGGTCAAGTGCATTAATCTGGACAGGAGTAGTCCTTCTAGGCTCAACAGTTATTTGGGCTTTTAATGCAAAAATAGATCAGACAATAACTGTTAGAGGTAGGTTGGTTCCATCTGGAAGAGTTCGAGATGTTGAGTCGCCAAGCTCAGGTGTGGTTAGTGATGTTTTTGTGTCTGAAGGGGATCAAGTCATTGCAGGGCAAGCTCTTTTTAGTGTTGAAGCAAAAGGACTTGATAGTCGACGACGGGCAATCATTAAAACCTTAAAACTATTATCTCTTCAGGCAGAGGCGCTTGCGTTGGTTCTTTCTAGTGATGGTGATCCCGATAAGTTTGCATCTACTCCTGAATTGCCTTCGGTAGAAGACCCAGTTCTTATGAATCAACTTGTTATTGCTGCACAACAATCACAGCAGATTCGATCTCAGCTAGAACAGATTGCAATTCGCCTTGAAAGTAGAAAGCAGACTTTGGAATTGCAAAAAGATATTGGAAAGAACCTTGAGCCTTTATATAAGGCAGGAGGGATGGCTCGAAATGAATATCTGACTCGTTTAAATCAGATTCAGGAAACACGCGCACAAGTATCGACTTTAGAAGAAGAGAAATCTAGGATAGTCGGCCAAACAGCCACACAATTAAATCAAATTAATAGACAGATGATTGGTCTTAAAGCAGAGCTTGTAGCGCTACGAGAAACAATCTCATACCGTACAGTTAAAGCCCCAACATCAGGACGAGTATTTAATTCTAGAGTTAAGCCTTATGCGGTTATTTCAGACTCTGAAATAGCAATGAAGATTGTTCCCGATAAAAGGTTGGAAGCAACTGTAGGAATAGTTGATTCTGATATCGGTTTTGTGAAAGTAGGAATGCCAGTTTCGGTTGCAGTTGACTCTTTTCCGTCTGGTGAGTTTGGATATATAGATGGTCAAATTACTAGCCTTGCATTGGATGCCGTTCCGCCTGATGCAGAGAGTGCTAGATTCACTTTCCCAGCAAGCATTAGCCTAAATCAACAGACTGTTTTATATGGGGATAAAAAATTAAATCTACAAAGTGGAATGGCTGTTTCTGCAAATATAAAGTTACGGAAAAGACCAGTGATTACTATATTAACAGATTTATTTACTAAGCAAATGGATGGAGTAAAAACATTCCGTTAA
- a CDS encoding glycosyltransferase family 4 protein yields MKILLVNHGSANNWGGGDGVQMRETSKRLINRGHEVDLVNSDTPEVEGYDLVHIFNCRVQHSFIQQMRTCLKAKIPTVVSPIWISIPKALWGSRGTLAVIQQLVEQGEEIGLKSLEMLKGRKLTVQLPNGTIDAQGQGTCDLSWMEEVGALLKQVDGLLTNSWLELKAVQNELNWCGDCFEVAPYGVDPSLFLDADPNPFRESFGIKGPFIVQGGRIEPAKNQAMLCWALRHTNLPLVLIGSSNNWPAYSELCKKIYGDQLKIIDHISQPLLASAFAAASVHVLPSWMETCGLVTLEAALTGTPVVGSNFGHELEYLRQETWWCDPADPNSISTAVQNAWNAGKTHHRPVTLKRRILEEFNWERTTDATEKIYNKVLKKR; encoded by the coding sequence ATGAAAATTTTGCTTGTAAATCATGGAAGTGCAAACAACTGGGGTGGGGGTGATGGAGTCCAAATGCGAGAGACCTCAAAGCGTCTAATCAATAGAGGACATGAAGTCGATTTGGTTAACAGTGACACTCCTGAGGTTGAGGGATACGACTTAGTCCACATTTTTAACTGCAGAGTGCAGCACTCATTTATTCAACAAATGAGAACATGCCTAAAAGCAAAAATCCCCACCGTTGTATCTCCTATATGGATCTCAATACCCAAGGCCTTATGGGGAAGCAGAGGAACCTTGGCAGTAATCCAGCAACTAGTTGAGCAAGGTGAAGAGATTGGTCTCAAAAGCCTCGAAATGCTCAAAGGCCGCAAACTGACAGTTCAATTACCCAACGGCACTATTGATGCTCAAGGTCAAGGAACTTGTGATCTGAGCTGGATGGAGGAAGTAGGCGCCCTCCTCAAGCAAGTTGATGGGTTATTAACTAACAGTTGGTTGGAATTAAAAGCCGTTCAAAACGAACTTAATTGGTGTGGTGATTGCTTTGAAGTAGCTCCATATGGAGTAGATCCCAGCCTTTTCCTAGACGCTGATCCAAATCCATTTCGCGAAAGTTTTGGTATCAAAGGTCCATTTATAGTTCAAGGAGGAAGAATAGAACCTGCAAAGAATCAAGCAATGCTTTGTTGGGCATTACGCCATACGAATCTTCCATTAGTACTAATTGGCAGCAGCAATAATTGGCCTGCTTATAGTGAACTATGTAAAAAGATTTATGGCGATCAACTTAAGATTATCGATCATATTTCACAACCACTTTTAGCTTCCGCTTTTGCTGCTGCATCAGTTCACGTGTTACCTAGCTGGATGGAAACTTGCGGACTAGTAACACTTGAAGCAGCTTTAACAGGGACACCGGTTGTTGGAAGTAATTTTGGACATGAGCTCGAATATTTGCGCCAAGAAACCTGGTGGTGCGATCCTGCGGACCCAAATTCAATAAGTACAGCCGTACAAAATGCCTGGAATGCTGGAAAAACTCATCACAGACCAGTAACCCTAAAAAGAAGAATTCTAGAAGAGTTTAATTGGGAAAGAACAACAGATGCAACTGAAAAAATATACAACAAAGTTCTAAAGAAAAGATAA
- a CDS encoding glycosyltransferase family 9 protein, translating into MQRYSGEHLGAAPHIVVLGSCKVGNFVVSTPVLQGIKQRFQDAIIGFIGSDVTADFEESYSLIDWRVSWDNPSFEAGLKLQQLIFEKIRSYGDVQLALNLDGFNFVTCSLVPWLRPRYVAGGSLTENLRRSLPWGSLPQQRFLDDPDWSTKEFVERYKGIFSSNYIAELFCQLAFVADQVDSSQIQLPTEEVLFQVPDVLIHCTTARSAKVWPFEFWRIVIDYLNAQSFSVGLVGSAPAAQIESYNSGSGEDWLLEVTDLIDLRGQTSLIQLAGACKRAKAVISVDAGPLHIAGATGVPTLAVVGNDVEEIGASPLSLWLPRCQSVQRTVALFTCSVCAENRFRNDDCLVEGHPCMASVAPQQVIDWLNGVLAVTSGR; encoded by the coding sequence ATGCAACGCTATTCCGGCGAGCATCTAGGGGCGGCTCCTCACATTGTTGTGCTGGGTTCATGCAAAGTGGGAAATTTTGTTGTGAGTACTCCTGTTTTGCAAGGGATAAAGCAACGCTTTCAAGATGCCATTATTGGTTTTATTGGTAGTGATGTAACTGCTGATTTTGAGGAGTCTTACTCATTGATTGATTGGCGTGTGAGTTGGGATAACCCTTCGTTTGAGGCAGGTTTGAAATTACAGCAATTGATTTTTGAAAAGATTCGTAGTTATGGGGATGTTCAGCTGGCATTAAATTTGGATGGGTTTAATTTTGTCACTTGCAGTTTGGTTCCTTGGTTAAGACCTCGCTATGTGGCCGGAGGTAGTCTCACAGAGAATTTACGTCGCTCTTTGCCATGGGGATCATTGCCTCAACAGCGATTTTTGGATGATCCAGATTGGTCTACTAAGGAATTTGTGGAGCGGTATAAAGGAATTTTTTCAAGTAACTATATAGCTGAATTATTTTGCCAGCTTGCTTTTGTAGCTGATCAAGTTGATTCATCCCAAATTCAATTACCAACTGAAGAGGTTTTATTTCAAGTCCCTGATGTCCTAATTCACTGCACCACTGCTCGCTCCGCAAAAGTTTGGCCATTTGAGTTTTGGCGGATAGTTATTGATTATTTGAACGCTCAGAGCTTCTCCGTAGGACTTGTGGGTAGTGCACCTGCCGCTCAAATAGAGTCCTACAACTCTGGTTCTGGAGAGGATTGGTTGTTAGAAGTTACTGATTTAATAGATCTACGAGGTCAGACGAGCCTTATTCAATTGGCTGGCGCTTGTAAAAGAGCAAAAGCAGTTATCAGTGTTGATGCTGGACCACTGCATATTGCAGGAGCGACTGGAGTACCGACTTTGGCTGTTGTTGGGAATGATGTTGAGGAAATTGGTGCTAGTCCTTTGAGTTTGTGGCTGCCACGCTGTCAATCAGTTCAAAGAACAGTTGCTTTATTTACTTGCTCAGTTTGTGCTGAGAATCGCTTCCGAAATGATGATTGCCTGGTTGAAGGTCATCCTTGTATGGCAAGTGTTGCGCCTCAGCAAGTGATTGATTGGTTGAATGGGGTCTTAGCTGTAACCTCTGGTCGTTAG
- a CDS encoding glycosyltransferase — protein MNKSKWSPLLSLIVVVFDMRREAPRTLKTLTSAYQGVSSELYEVIVVENASSEPLGNDAVEAIDPSFRYIYFDSQYPSPAAAINEAVRESRGHAIGILIDGARMLSPGFVKYSLRALRAYHRPLVSTLGCHLGAKPQQESVNEGYNQKVEDTLLESVDWENDGYKLYDISSLAGSSKYGIFAPLAESNAVVLTRQSYDELGGYEEKFISPGGGLVNLDFYQRAQNLPGIQLVTLLGEASFHQFHGGVTTRPVDNWSVMAEEYLLIRGKSFDPYPTPWLNSDYLGNAHESVLPWFKYALDQRNDLLSLMSSNPYKDQSKSDQRNDLDFPQSVVAVLGMHRSGTSLLTGTLQEAGLVLGDVVTQAPHNRKGNREALSIRTLHEDLMKQAGGDWDSPPENINWDPIHVLLRDLIINSFDKETCWGFKDPRSLFCLEGWLDALPELQCVGIFRHPEEVALSLNARNQMSLEEGILLWTLYNKKLLYWHEKLNFPLIYFGEEPDHFRMQAVEVIGELSLPRQLKMEELRFYEPNLRNQTVGTYRLEPEAKNIYDTLLGRSILSQKEIKSELTPPEDSKGWRSQSLSWWRTIRNL, from the coding sequence TTGAATAAATCTAAGTGGTCCCCGTTACTTTCTTTGATAGTTGTAGTGTTCGACATGCGCCGAGAGGCCCCTAGGACATTAAAAACACTTACTAGTGCTTATCAGGGAGTTTCTTCTGAGCTCTATGAAGTAATAGTTGTTGAAAATGCCTCTTCGGAACCGCTAGGCAATGATGCTGTAGAGGCAATTGACCCCTCTTTTCGGTATATATATTTTGATAGTCAATATCCTTCTCCAGCAGCTGCCATTAATGAAGCAGTCAGAGAGTCCCGTGGACATGCTATTGGGATCCTTATCGATGGCGCAAGAATGCTGTCACCAGGATTTGTTAAATATTCTTTGAGGGCTTTAAGGGCTTATCACCGTCCATTGGTTAGTACTCTTGGCTGTCACTTGGGGGCAAAACCACAACAAGAGTCTGTTAATGAAGGGTATAATCAAAAAGTAGAAGACACTCTTCTGGAAAGTGTTGATTGGGAGAATGATGGCTATAAACTATATGATATTTCGTCCTTGGCAGGTTCTTCAAAATATGGAATATTTGCCCCTTTGGCAGAAAGTAATGCTGTTGTATTGACTCGTCAAAGTTATGATGAGTTGGGTGGTTATGAGGAGAAATTTATTAGTCCAGGAGGAGGACTTGTCAATCTAGATTTCTATCAACGTGCCCAAAATTTACCAGGAATTCAACTAGTAACTTTGCTTGGAGAAGCAAGTTTTCACCAGTTCCATGGAGGAGTTACGACACGGCCTGTAGACAATTGGTCAGTTATGGCTGAAGAATATTTATTGATTCGTGGTAAGTCCTTTGATCCGTACCCAACACCTTGGCTGAATAGTGATTATTTAGGGAATGCCCATGAATCTGTATTGCCTTGGTTTAAATATGCATTAGACCAACGAAATGATTTGCTTTCATTAATGTCTAGCAATCCATATAAGGATCAATCAAAAAGTGATCAGAGGAATGATCTTGATTTTCCTCAAAGTGTAGTAGCTGTTTTGGGGATGCATCGAAGTGGTACAAGCCTGTTAACAGGCACTTTGCAAGAAGCGGGCTTAGTACTTGGAGATGTTGTGACACAAGCTCCGCATAATCGTAAAGGCAATAGAGAGGCATTATCTATAAGAACACTCCATGAGGACCTTATGAAACAAGCAGGTGGTGATTGGGATTCACCTCCTGAAAATATCAATTGGGACCCTATCCATGTCTTATTACGTGATTTGATCATTAATAGCTTTGATAAGGAAACTTGTTGGGGCTTTAAGGATCCTCGTAGTCTCTTTTGCTTGGAAGGATGGCTTGATGCTTTACCAGAGTTGCAGTGCGTTGGAATTTTTAGACATCCAGAGGAGGTTGCGCTTTCCTTGAATGCACGTAATCAAATGTCATTGGAAGAAGGTATTTTGCTGTGGACTTTATATAATAAAAAACTTCTTTATTGGCACGAGAAACTTAACTTCCCTTTGATTTACTTTGGAGAAGAGCCAGATCACTTTCGCATGCAAGCTGTTGAGGTAATTGGGGAACTTTCTTTACCTAGGCAGTTGAAAATGGAAGAGTTGAGATTTTATGAGCCTAATCTTCGGAACCAAACTGTTGGAACTTATAGACTTGAACCGGAAGCAAAAAATATTTACGACACCCTTTTAGGTAGAAGTATTCTTTCTCAGAAGGAAATTAAATCAGAACTTACTCCGCCTGAAGATTCAAAGGGGTGGCGTTCCCAAAGCCTATCTTGGTGGCGAACCATTAGAAATCTATAA